In Strigops habroptila isolate Jane chromosome 4, bStrHab1.2.pri, whole genome shotgun sequence, a single genomic region encodes these proteins:
- the MRPL21 gene encoding 39S ribosomal protein L21, mitochondrial, whose product MAAAAALGAGRRAAAFLFSSAVRHQSSQSSSPQQGLVARTSLSSPPWPEVKLPDPVEEAKYHAEVVRRVNGLIAAGHYGRLFAVVHFASKQWKITSEDLIMMDNVLEAECGDRIRMEKVLLVGADDFTLIGRPLLGKELVRVEATVIEKTHSWPRINMRFRRRRNYQRTQIIINPQTVLRINTIEIFPCLS is encoded by the exons ccttcctgttttcctctgcagtcaGGCACCAGAGTTCCCAGAGCTCCTCACCACAGCAAGG GCTTGTTGCCAGAACCTCTTTGTCTTCACCCCCATGGCCTGAAGTGAAACTTCCAGATCCAGTGGAAGAAGCAAAGTATCATGCAG AGGTGGTCCGGAGGGTGAACGGGCTGATCGCAGCGGGGCACTACGGGCGCCTCTTCGCCGTGGTGCACTTTGCCAGCAAGCAGTGGAAAATCACCAGTGAGGACCTGATCATGATGGACAACGTGCTGGAGGCGGAGTGTGGAGACCGGATCCGCATGGAAAAG GTTCTGCTGGTCGGTGCTGACGACTTCACGCTTATTGGAAGGCCGCTCCTGGG GAAGGAGCTGGTGCGTGTGGAGGCCACAGTGATCGAGAAGACACATTCGTGGCCGAGAATCAACATGCGCTTTCGGAGGAGGCGCAACTACCAAAGGACACAAA tcatTATAAACCCACAGACCGTCCTCCGGATCAACACCATCGAAATCTTCCCCTGTTTGTCATGA
- the LOC115606637 gene encoding ras-related and estrogen-regulated growth inhibitor-like: protein MSFPRPLRRSVSLSPARTLRLVVLGQSAVGKTALTVRFITRRFIGDYDPTLEMIYRHVAVIDGEMVHFEILDTAGQEEDSLQIEEKIKWGDGFAVVYSVTDRCSFDEVMRLCFLINHIHSSPRRSSTSDQPPVVIVANKKDLQFDRMVSTEDGENLSKALKLPFYEISTRDSYEEPVAVFNALYQELMRQGHFSPGSFKRRTVSKLMEKIPKMQASSTSHSAGRSLSFNSFRDYIPE from the exons aTGAGCTTCCCGCGGCCCCTCCGCCGCTCCGTGAGCCTCAGCCCGGCCCGGACCCTGCGCCTCGTCGTGCTGGGACAGAGCGCCGTGGGCAAGACAG CACTGACCGTCAGATTCATCACCAGGAGATTCATCGGAGACTATGACCCAACCCTGG AGATGATTTACAGACACGTGGCTGTGATTGATGGGGAGATGGTACACTTCGAGATCCTCGATACCGCGGGACAG GAGGAGGACTCGCTACAGATAGAGGAGAAGATCAAGTGGGGTGATGGCTTTGCCGTGGTCTACTCAGTGACAGACAGATGCAGCTTCGACGAGGTGATGCGGCTCTGCTTCCTCATCAATCACATCCACTCGAGCCCCCGACGCAGCAGCACAAGCGACCAGCCGCCCGTCGTTATCGTGGCCAACAAGAAGGACCTGCAGTTCGACAGGATGGTGTCCACAGAGGATGGCGAGAACCTCTCCAAAGCCTTGAAGCTGCCTTTCTACGAGATCTCCACCCGGGACAGCTACGAGGAGCCCGTGGCCGTGTTCAACGCCCTCTACCAGGAGCTCATGAGGCAGGGGCATTTCTCCCCAGGCTCCTTCAAGAGGAGGACAGTGTCGAAGCTGATGGAGAAGATCCCAAAGATGCAGGCCAGCTCCACCTCGCACTCAGCGGGTCGGAGCCTCAGCTTTAACTCCTTCAGGGACTACATCCCCGAGTGA